CTTTTATTAATAATAATACATCCCACTCTCTGATGATGACCACCAAGGGATATTGGGCAAGGCAACACCATCCTGGCTGCGCTGCGACATCCCGATCAAATCAGCGCACACGAAACTGCGTGCATGATTTGATGTCCCATTCAATCAAGCAGAGAATTGGAGCCTGAGGAATCAGACCAGCAAAGGCAACCACAGCCGAGTCAATCACCCATCACGGCAATGGTGACTTCAATCCTGCACTGACAGTCGTTATTGGGTTGACGCTGGATGAGATCTGCATCCATGATGCTGCATGAAACTGAATGAACATTTTTCTATAACCTTTGAATGATTCTCGACAGGAACAAGACCGACCCTTGAGGCACAGTTTTACGTTCACTGATAGACATTCAAAACGAACAAAGATCAACTCGCTTGAGGTGGATCAACTTTGATGCAGGAAACCACCGATGGACTGTTCCAAGACACCCACGAAAACTGACCAGAACGCCTTGGCATAACGCCGAGGGTTGGTGGAAGCTAACAACATCAGAATGGCTCTGTTGATCTGCTCTCGGGTCTGACCGATAGCGCTGGAGACCATGGTTCCTCGCCGACGATCAGCTGTGGCACTCGAGCAACACAGCCGTTTCAGAACAGACGGAATCGCTTCTGGAACCATCCGCTGATGGTTGCCAGAGGCAGCTCAGCGTGAGTTCTAGAGAAATACTCACGACGCTAAGTAGCGACGTGAACTGAGGCCAATCCACCGAGCTAGACAGTACTCCCCTGCTCTCACTGCACGTTCACAGCGAAGCGCAGCGCTGCAGAAGGAAGTTGAGCTGCCAACGAATGACAGGAGCTGCGTGTGTGATTATCAGCAACACCATCGCCAGCCAGTTACATCAAAAGTCGGAAAAGTTTTTTTTATTTTTCGATCTATCAGGCTAATCACAATGAATAATGGAAACCCTGGAAATCAATCATTCTGTGACTGCATAAACACTGAAGCAGGCAGACCAGAAACATCCACTTCTGCTATAAAAATACCTCCAGCGGCAGGCATTAAAGATAGACTTTCCTGATCAAGGTCATATTTAGCGGTTGTGATGTAGAGCTTGTCAAACGCCGTACCCCCAAAACAGCAAGAGGTTACTTGCGAGCATGGAATTTCTATCGTAGCCAGATGCTTTCCATTTCTTGGATCCCAACAAGTTACAGCACTTCCGTTCCAAAGAGCAATCCAAAGCATGCCATTACAATCAATGGTCATGCCGTCAGGAGAACAATTCCAATCAGAAGGTATTTGAATGCAGATCTCTCCATCACCAGCCAAATCTCCACTCTCGGACAATGGGAACCGCTTCACATGAAGAGTTGGGGTGTCAACATAATATAGATTTTTTCTATCCAATGACCAGGCAAGTCCGTTTGAGATAGTGACCCCATCAATCATACGACTAGATTTTAAAAATTTATTCAACCTCCAGAGAGATCCAGCATTAGGCAAAAAATCATAATGAAGGTTGCCGGCCCATAGTCTTCCCCAAGGGTCGCACTTACCATCATTGAAACGATGATTAGTTAGATCCTTGATTGGATTATGCAACGACACCATTTCCCCGCTATCTGGATTTATTATTTTAAATCCATCCGACGTTGCAGCCAACAATTGCCCCTCGTTTGTTGGCACGACACAACCCACATGAAAAGCAGTATCGATAAAACGATTGGTCTGACGGCAAGGGTCGAACAAGCCAATGCGTGAGTCTTCGATATCGACCCAAATCAAAAGCCCACGCTCGTCCCACCAGTGAGGACCTTCGGCAAGACGCGCTCCCACATCAAGCACGCATTCCGATGAATAGACTTTGACCTGTTGATGCATGAATAATTTCTGATGGCAGTATTGCAATCATTGTGACAACACTTGCGACGAATGTCATAGAAGCAACGACTTTCAACAAGTCTTCTATCCAAGGACATGCGTCATCATTAAGTTCTCATCACATCTGCACATCCAATCAAGAGTTTGGTTGTGCTGGCGGAGCCAATCCGATCATAACTTGAGGTTCTTGACTTTCACACGCGTGCCTCAACTAAGCCCGCTGTGGTGGCTTGCTGTGAGACATGAGTGAACATCTCAGAAAATCCTGCAATGGATCTATCCAGACAGCTGTGGATGACGAAGACTTCAATGTCCTCCACTCTTAGAGGATCAAGCCATCGACTCATCGCAGAATGACAAGGATTGATCTCAGTGGTGGCCTGGTTGTGGTGACCGGTGGAGCAGGCTCGATCGGCAGTGCTGTTGCCGTTCAGGCAGCTCAGGCAGGAGCCAGCGTCGCCGTCTGTGACACCAATTACGAAGCTGCTGAACGCATCGCTGAAGAAATTCGCTCAAACGGTGGTGTGTCCGAGGGCTTCCACCTCGATGTCACCGATGCGACCGCCGTGAGAGAGATCATGCAGAGGTCAGTCGGAGAGCTTGGTGAAATGCGCGGCCTCGTGACCGCCGCCGGACTTTTACGCACCGGACCACTCGCGACCCAGACCCATCAAGACTGGCAACAAATGATGGCCGTCAACGTTGATGGAACATTCCATGCAGTGCAGGCCGCCATTCCCTATCTGAAAGCGGCAGGAGGCTCGATCGTGACCATGGGAAGCGTTTCGGCCTTCATCGGCTCAGCGGAGGGAGGGGGCTACACCACCTCCAAGGGTGCCGTGCTCAGCTTGAGCTACGCCGCAGCCGGGGAGTTAGCGCCGCAGGGGATTCGCGTGAACAACGTTGCACCAGGATGGGTCGACGGAGGGTTCACCCACCAGGCCTTGGAAGCTAGCGATGACCCTGAGGCTCTCAGGAAACGAGCTTGCGCACTCCACCCCCTGGGAAGGATGGCCGAACCAGCTGATGTCGCCAACGCTGTGGTGTGGCTTCTCTCTGATCAAGCCGCGTTCATCACAGGCTCAATGCTGTTGGTAGATGGCGGTTTCATGATTCAGCATTGACCGCAAATCCAATTTTTGAATGACCTGAGTATTCCAACCAATGCAATCAAGCCGAAAAAGCTTTTCAAGTGACTTGCAGCCAATACAATGAACTTTAAGAGTCCTATCCACAATTCCATTTTAGCTAAGAGAGGCAAAGAAAAGGGATAAGTTTGATATGTGTTCAAAGAGTGCTGAGAATGGCCTTGTCTCTTAACCTGAAAAGCATAAAAAGGTCTTTCTATGGATCGATTGGAGAAATCGTGTTTGGGATGGAAGATGGAGTAGTCACCATTTTTGGACTTGTTGCCGGGGTTGCAATTTCAGCTAATAGCAGCACACAAGTTTTATTAGCAGGGGCCACAGGAGGAATATCCTCAGCCATATCGATGATGTGCGGCGTATTTCTTGATCTTCAATCCGACCATGATCAAGAGAGAATCAAAGATAAGAAACGCTTTACACGAATCCAGGAAGAGCCTAGGAAAGCAGCCGATCATTTTCTTTTGAAGCTATCGGATGCCGGGATAAGTCAACAAAGAATTTGCGCCATTCAATCCGAGATCGTTGGTGATAAAAGGAAACTGATCGCTTTGGACTCAGCATTTGATTCGCAAGATTCAGACACCTCTGATAGTCCATACATCCATGCTTGCTGGATGTTCATCTCAAATGCATTATCTGCATTGACTCCAGTGATCGCTTTTGCATTTTGCCCTCTAGCAACAGCACGCTGGATATCACTTCTGATGACGCTTGCACTCCTATTCATACTTGGATTTGGACGGGCAAAAATAGGGCAACGCGCCATCTATCCAACCGTGATACAAACCGTTGGAATTGCAGGCTTCGCAGCGGCAGGCGGAGTCATGATTGGACAGCTCATCAGCCGAAGTTTTTCATAAAAATTGCCAACAAGACTCCGCTAACAGGCTCGGCATGCAATCACTAAAACCCTCTGCCAGTGGCTGAGTATCTTCCACAAGTGATCATTGGGTTGAGGTTGACAAGTTAGCTTTACAAAATACTTCTCAAATTAGCTAGATGATTTGCAATTTTGTGATGCTAGAAGCCCCATGCACTCATTCCCGAATGCGAATGGGGCTACGTTCGTTACAAGCCAAGCCGGATCACCAAGAAAAGGAACTGACTTGAAGCGAGTTCGCCCCGTATCAAAAAACTAGCCTCTTAATTACGTGAAAAATTAGATCATCAACATTTGGACGCTCACCAGCGATTATGGTGGCGTTAAAATCAGGACCACCTATTATTAAAAATATTCCATATCTGGAAATTTAGCTTCTCCGCTCAAAAGGACGTCGCGAAGATTCATCATTCGGATGAATAATTCCTTTCAACCTGCAAAGCCTGAAAAAATTGGGGTTATTTCAGTCCAGTAAGTACAGGGAACACAATACAGATTGTTAGGGGTATGGTCACGCAGCCGCCTTAGAGAACTTGCTGTGCTGTGAGATGGAAGCTCAGCTCTCTGCCACCTCAATCAATACAACAGGATTTCCATCGTCGTCTTCGTGATCTGAATACCGAAATTCATCGTCACCGCCAAGCTGGAACCTTGAATCGCTGCAATCTCTACCCCTCCCTTGCAGCCTGATGCCGTAGTCCTCAACAAGACGTGTACAGGCACTGATGATTTGCTCCGTGCTGGCCTTCCAGGGATGGTTGCCTTCCAGATCCTCGGCTCCGAGCAAGACTCCTTCCAAAACAGCAGAGATGGGATCCGTCGTCATTGGTTGGTTGACTGGCCGCCCGAGAGGCTCACCAGAAAGCGGGACAGTGCATCCAGCCAATCTGCTGCAGCTCCTCATAGAGAGACACAGCGTCGTCATAGGCCATATGAATGCGTGACTTGATCAGAGCAGGCTGGCTGTGAGGCATGGGTCTGCCGTTTTCCACGACGACCTGGACATCTCCGTCAAGAGTTTTGGATTGCTGGTGGAACCTCATCGCCCAATGAGTCTTAGGGTCTTCCAGCCAGGCATCAGACATAGTTACTTGCTGAAGTCTTGTCCTTATCGATAGAGGCTCGTACCGCCTGATGCCCAGCCAAGTACAAATAAGTACAAAGAGAGAGCCACCGCACCACCGGGGAGAGTGAGGTGCGAGTCGGCCATTGGCATACGCGACTACGCCACAACAAGTCCGTTAAGGACGTTGCAGATCAGGATCCACAGGCCTCAGAGCTGAAACCGTGATGACTGGCTCAGGCCCAAAGCAAACGATCAGCCAGACTCCGCCACTGAACCCCAATCCAGTTCCACTTCACCAGGCTTCAAACGGCGATGGTCCACGACGGCGTCAATGCCTGCCGTGGAGATCAAACATGGAGAGAATTCGGTCTATCTGAACAGGCTTTCATCGAGAGCCCCAGAGAGCATCAGCGATTGAGCAGCCTCCATGGATTGCATCAGCTCATGGAGCAGCATTGCCTCTGGGCTTCAGGAGTATTGCCACAACCAACCCCTGCAAAGTGCTGCGATCAGAGGTAAAAATCCGAAGCCGACTTTTGCATTTGACTCTGATCCCTCGCCATCAAAGAAATTGCACCTCAGTGGATCCGAGTCGACTGATCACTGAAATCAACACCTCAAAGGTGGTCGCCCTGCTGAAACGGATCGCCGACCAGAACCAGGCAGGACGATCCAGCCTGGTACTGGCCAAACCGCCTGAGCTCAAGTCCAAGTCACCTCTAACAGGGCAAGAGCTCCTGCAAATGCTGTAACTGAAGCCTGAAAATGAATGCCAGTTCATTTGTTACTTCATCAGGTTCCACAATCAAACAGCTGGCAGCGGACTCCAGCCAACCCGAATCAGCAAGGTTGCTTCGCAAGTCTTGATCAGAGACGTCAACGGAGCGCAGGTCCATTGCCCATGAAACCCTCCAAGACAATCAACAACATGCTCAGATGGAAACAAACTTGTTTCCAAGGCAGCGTGGATAGGTAGCGATCACTGCCGTCGAATGGTGTCGCAGTGCCTCTGCAGCGCCACCAACAGCTTTATTGCTCAAACGCAGACAAGACCTTCTGAAAAGCCCCAGCATCATCTCGCTTCGTCGCGGCTGTTCGTAAGGCTCGTAAAACGTCAGGGCGCTTCCCGTACGGAGAAAAGTCGAGCAGACCGTCCACGACCTCCAAAGGGCTTCCATTGTCGACAAGAACCTTCAGAGCCCTGTCCATATCTGCAACCAGCTCATCAGTGCTCCATAAGCAGTTCTGACGGATGAAATAAAGAAGCTCACCAACCACGACCTCCGCAGAGAGGTTGAGCTGCTCTGCCAGCTCTCGAACCTTGTCGTCATCCTCGGCAAAAGGCGGATCAAAGCCAACCGTGGCAAGCAGGCCATAGTCGACAAACATCTGGCGCCAACTGGAATTCGATTCAAGTCCAGACTCGATGAGGGCCCATACCCTCTGATGGGCCTCTCTGAAATCGGTGGGCGCGACGGTCATCCGACTCACCTGCAATCATCATCCATCCAGAATGGCCAGGGTTTTAATTCCTCGCTGTAGGGTTTCAACCCCTCTCACAACATTCAGGCTGGCCGACCAGATCAGCTTGCTTCACGTTTGGAGAAAGCTGGAAGACAGACCGAACTGCTTAGACGCAGACAGCATCATTTTTCAAAGCAAAGGCTCGAACTTCTGAACTTCTTCTTGCATTCAAGGACATACCCAAACTCAATCAACCAGGCGAAATAAGCAGGGTGCGCGCACTGTCCGAGCAACACCCTGAGCGAGAGATCTTGATACCTGCAAAAAGCCAAATCAACAAATCTGGAATGCAGAAGATTTTTCAACAATGCGATCTATGCCGATGGTTTAATCAAAAGACCCTATTAAATGTAACCAAAAATCCCCCCCCCCCCAGTGGACTCCATGACGATGAACAGGGTCAATAAGAGTCGATTGACTTCATCTATTGCGTTCAAGTTTCCATCAGCCTTCCATGGTGTTAGTCCGCGATGTTCTCACCCATTCAGCTGAGGGCATTTATGGCGAAATATGCGTTCCCAGGCGACTCGGGATGGGAAAGAGAGACCCGGGTGCTGAACCTGACCTGCAATGGCTCATGAGCCGTCGCAATTGCTGCAGGCAGGATCGTCTCAGGCGGACGACGCCACCAAGTCATGGATCAACCCAAAAGCTCGTTGGATGAAAGCTGCCGTCGCGCTCAGTGCTTCTATTCATCACAATCAAGGTCCCCATCGTTGCCTGTGAAGTTGGCCAGCAACACATCAGCTGAACAGCAGCTGCTACTCGTTCATCCGATTGGCGTTGGTCTGTCTTCGCGGTTCTGGGATCGATTCGTGGCGTTATGGCAAAGCGAAAAGAGAACTCCCGTCTTACTCAATCCCGATTTGCTCGGCTGCGGAACAGCACCATGCCCAGCACGGCCACTGACACCTGAAGACTGGGCTGAGCCGCTCATTCATCTGCTTCGAGAGCGAGCCAAAGAACCTGTCGTACTGGTCTCCCAGGGAGCGTCTCTGCCCATTGCCCTGGCCATTGCGGCCAACGCTCCCGAGTTGGTGAGTGGCTTGGTGGCGATTAGCCCGCCGGGCTGGCGGGTTCTAACGCAGGAGTTTCCACAAAGCAGAGCACGTTGGCTTTGGCGCATCTTGTTTGATGGACTCATCGGCAACTTGTTTTACCGCTATGCAAGGCGTCGCA
Above is a window of Synechococcus sp. BIOS-E4-1 DNA encoding:
- a CDS encoding SMP-30/gluconolactonase/LRE family protein codes for the protein MHQQVKVYSSECVLDVGARLAEGPHWWDERGLLIWVDIEDSRIGLFDPCRQTNRFIDTAFHVGCVVPTNEGQLLAATSDGFKIINPDSGEMVSLHNPIKDLTNHRFNDGKCDPWGRLWAGNLHYDFLPNAGSLWRLNKFLKSSRMIDGVTISNGLAWSLDRKNLYYVDTPTLHVKRFPLSESGDLAGDGEICIQIPSDWNCSPDGMTIDCNGMLWIALWNGSAVTCWDPRNGKHLATIEIPCSQVTSCCFGGTAFDKLYITTAKYDLDQESLSLMPAAGGIFIAEVDVSGLPASVFMQSQND
- a CDS encoding SDR family NAD(P)-dependent oxidoreductase, which gives rise to MTRIDLSGGLVVVTGGAGSIGSAVAVQAAQAGASVAVCDTNYEAAERIAEEIRSNGGVSEGFHLDVTDATAVREIMQRSVGELGEMRGLVTAAGLLRTGPLATQTHQDWQQMMAVNVDGTFHAVQAAIPYLKAAGGSIVTMGSVSAFIGSAEGGGYTTSKGAVLSLSYAAAGELAPQGIRVNNVAPGWVDGGFTHQALEASDDPEALRKRACALHPLGRMAEPADVANAVVWLLSDQAAFITGSMLLVDGGFMIQH
- a CDS encoding VIT1/CCC1 transporter family protein; its protein translation is MALSLNLKSIKRSFYGSIGEIVFGMEDGVVTIFGLVAGVAISANSSTQVLLAGATGGISSAISMMCGVFLDLQSDHDQERIKDKKRFTRIQEEPRKAADHFLLKLSDAGISQQRICAIQSEIVGDKRKLIALDSAFDSQDSDTSDSPYIHACWMFISNALSALTPVIAFAFCPLATARWISLLMTLALLFILGFGRAKIGQRAIYPTVIQTVGIAGFAAAGGVMIGQLISRSFS
- a CDS encoding DUF1651 domain-containing protein produces the protein MSDAWLEDPKTHWAMRFHQQSKTLDGDVQVVVENGRPMPHSQPALIKSRIHMAYDDAVSLYEELQQIGWMHCPAFW
- a CDS encoding alpha/beta fold hydrolase, translating into MASNTSAEQQLLLVHPIGVGLSSRFWDRFVALWQSEKRTPVLLNPDLLGCGTAPCPARPLTPEDWAEPLIHLLRERAKEPVVLVSQGASLPIALAIAANAPELVSGLVAISPPGWRVLTQEFPQSRARWLWRILFDGLIGNLFYRYARRRRFLDGFSRKNLFARPESVDDEWLEMLKRGSRAMDTRWAVYSFLAGFWRRNWEPQLTGLNIPVQILFGINTTGIGSSRNWDDLEERLATYREKLPNASISTITGRNVLPYESTEECVNSVREWITTLQRSAHRSSDGSGRGQ